One Mastacembelus armatus chromosome 10, fMasArm1.2, whole genome shotgun sequence DNA window includes the following coding sequences:
- the myot gene encoding palladin isoform X1, translating to MAHFQKVQKKTSTMSLTISSSSREVSSCSSSSSSASCSTLLTQRHSSLVQPLCVSPQRIQSPTYNQQYSGKGVAPTFVKCLHDVSTVKGQLVVLECRLRGTPPLQVMWYREDNKIRDSDDFRILRKKASSASAPEELCTLVITEAFPEDSGLFKCVALNSFGTVSCSARLEVHNDLEEQLENQALSLRQEKTVDAHQETFYSRMNSSNFCPVNIPPPEWPDSSPEDNIPAADFPEPQPVNQSSGEPFSLGEEESALSSEGQKSPEVLVQACTPSPPSPASPLPSAQVSEKAQTLKLFSPSKLSFTSSQSGGNNMNLSDLPSFTPSAFPPSAFHYERPRHFIQSQPAFQVPSYESVLKEAQENQNNSQQKFNSSQNTSKVTETQSQSKVMSAQSQPFSQTHTMPLSQTQSQMQSLSLSQNQTQSVAQAQIQTQANGMAKSSPSSSSLSSPVSNPASSAVSSLSSTAPLLSPSATTSSSLPRTTKRSTITLTPRVPSASGLGSATLPANQDTMSAPAAYLCSVLPTQSFSSSKLSPNSHFPHTTLSPSHSPLAPSSPVPPIRASSSPSSVPQQPVPVSLLSPTSSSVTQPNMPSSQSRVPPAVVSLPASNKGTPSTLPKPILKKSVVPRPSSSRSTDEEIQGSKDALIQDLEKKLRSKEARRKNSQKLSYEERMARRLLGPDNATYMFDQDNLSDSQLDQPDSPEGRHTGGLWGRHHSGTDEKGNEGSAIQEKCYAPRFLQIPPDLTVEEGRFCRIDFKVGGLPTPDVCWYLDGKAIRPDDYHKMLVCEKGLHSFIIEIVTVHHAGVYECVARNRAGESRFTMRLDVIAQEVLRPPTFIQKMSNSRALEGDTVRLECKVEGSPPPQLFWKKDKDMLRIDPNRMSLYQDGSGRQCLLIERVMKSDAGWYTLSAINEAGMSTCNARLDVGTRTTPAMKTAPPGSKTLKLLSSLSHVPALTMEGPAQHTAPLYESEEL from the exons ATGGCACA CTTCCAGAAGGTGCAGAAGAAGACCAGCACTATGTCTCTtaccatctcctcctcctctcgagaggtctcctcctgctcctccagctccagctctgcTTCCTGCTCCACTCTCCTCACTCAAAGACACTCCAGCCTGGTGCAGCCACTGTGTGTCAGCCCTCAGAGG ATTCAAAGCCCCACCTACAACCAACAATATTCGGGGAAGGGAGTGGCTCCCACATTTGTTAag TGCCTCCATGATGTGTCCACAGTGAAGGGGCAGTTAGTGGTGCTGGAGTGCAGACTGAGGGGAACTCCACCCCTTCAGGTCATGTGGTACAGAGAGGACAACAAAATACGGGACTCAGACGATTTTAGGATACTACGCAAGa AGGCCAGTTCGGCATCAGCACCAG AGGAGCTGTGTACACTGGTGATCACTGAGGCCTTTCCCGAGGACTCAGGCCTGTTTAAATGTGTGGCCCTCAACTCGTTTGGCACCGTCTCATGCTCGGCCAGACTTGAAGTTCACAATG acctggaggagcagctggagaacCAGGCACTTTCTCTCAGACAGGAAAAGACAGTTGATGCACATCAGGAGACCTTTTACTCCAGAATGAACAGCAGTAACTTTTGCCCTGTTAACATCCCTCCTCCTGAGTGGCCTGACAGCTCTCCAGAAGACAACATCCCTGCTGCAGA TTTTCCAGAGCCTCAGCCAGTCAACCAGTCTTCTGGAGAACCCTTCAGTCTAGGTGAGGAGGAGAGCGCTCTGAGCTCCGAAGGCCAAAAGTCACCAGAGGTTCTGGTCCAAGCTTGTACACCGAGCCCTCCCTCTCCAGCTTCACCGCTGCCATCAGCACAAGTCTCGGAGAAAGCCCAAACACTCAAGCTGTTTTCCCCGAGCAAGCTCAGTTTCACT TCCTCCCAGTCAGGAGGCAACAACATGAACCTGTCAGACCTGCCTAGCTTCACTCCCAGTGCCTTCCCTCCCAGTGCCTTTCACTATGAGCGTCCAAGGCATTTTATTCAGTCACAGCCGGCCTTCCAGGTGCCCAGCTATGAAAGTGTGCTGAAAGAGGCCCAGGAAAACCAGAATAACTCCCAACAGAAATTCAACAGTTCCCAGAATACTTCAAAAgttacagagacacagagtCAGTCAAAAGTCATGTCTGCACAAAGTCAGCCATTTTCTCAAACTCACACAATGCCTTTGTCTCAGACCCAGTCACAGATGCAGTCTCTAAGCCTCAGTCAGAACCAAACCCAATCTGTTGCTCAGGCACAGATCCAGACACAGGCCAATGGCATGGCCAAGTCCTCCCCCTCCTCATCCAGTCTTAGCTCTCCAGTTTCCAACCCGGCCTCCTCTGCTGTATCTTCTCTTTCCTCTACTGCCCCCTTGCTCAGTCCCTCTGCCACCACCTCATCCTCCCTCCCCCGCACCACCAAGCGTTCCACCATCACCCTTACACCCAGAGTCCCCAGTGCCAGCGGGCTTGGTAGTGCCACCCTGCCAGCCAACCAGGACACCATGTCTGCACCCGCTGCTTACCTTTGCTCTGTGCTGCCCACCCagtccttctcctcctccaaaCTGTCTCCCAACTCCCACTTTCCCCACAccaccctctctccctcccactccCCGCTCGCCCCATCCAGCCCTGTGCCCCCCATAAGGgcctcttcctctccatcctctgtCCCTCAGCAGCCTGTCCCAGTGTCCCTTctctctcccacctcctcctctgtcacacAGCCCAACATGCCCAGCAGTCAGAGCAGAGTACCACCCGCTGTGGTGTCCCTGCCTGCCAGCAACAAGGGGACCCCCAGCAC TCTTCCCAAGCCCATCCTGAAGAAGTCTGTAGTTCCTCGTCCATCTTCCTCTCGCTCCACAGATGAAGAAATCCAGGGTTCCAAAGACGCCCTCATCCAGGATCTGGAGAAGAAGTTGCGCTCAAAGGAGGCTAGGAGGAAAAACAGCCAg AAACTGTCCTATGAGGAGCGAATGGCTCGTAGGCTGCTGGGTCCAGACAACGCCACCTACATGTTTGATCAAGACAATCTTTCAGACTCACAACTCGACCAG CCAGATTCACCAGAGGGAAGACACACGGGTGGACTATG GGGGAGGCACCACTCAGGGACAGATGAGAAGGGAAATGAGGGATCAGCTATACAGGAGAAATGTTATGCTCCTCGCTTCCTGCAGATCCCCCCGGACCTCACCGTAGAGGAGGGACGCTTCTGCAGGATTGACTTCAAG GTTGGAGGGCTCCCTACACCAGATGTCTGCTGGTACCTGGACGGTAAAGCCATTCGTCCAGATGACTACCATAAGATGTTGGTGTGCGAGAAAGGGCTGCACTCATTCATCATAGAGATTGTGACAGTGCATCATGCtggtgtgtatgagtgtgtggcCCGGAACCGAGCAGGGGAGAGCAGATTTACCATGAGGCTGGATGTGATag CTCAGGAGGTTCTCCGTCCTCCCACCTTCATCCAGAAGATGTCAAACTCCAGAGCTCTAGAGGGTGACACTGTTAGGTTAGAGTGCAAAGTGGAAGGCTCCCCTCCTCCGCAGCTCTTCTGGAAGAAGGATAAAGACATGCTGCGCATTGACCCCAACAGAATGAG tctGTACCAAGATGGTTCTGGCCGGCAGTGCTTGTTGATAGAGAGGGTGATGAAGTCTGATGCTGGTTGGTACACACTCTCTGCCATTAATGAAGCTGGCATGTCCACGTGCAACGCCAGGTTGGATGTAGGCA CCCGCACCACCCCAGCTATGAAAACTGCCCCCCCTGGCTCAAAGACACTGAAGCTGCTGTCATCTCTGAGCCATGTGCCTGCTCTAACTATGGAGGGCCCTGCCCAGCATACTGCCCCCCTGTACGAAAGTGAAGAGCTGTAG
- the myot gene encoding palladin isoform X2, with amino-acid sequence MAHFQKVQKKTSTMSLTISSSSREVSSCSSSSSSASCSTLLTQRHSSLVQPLCVSPQRIQSPTYNQQYSGKGVAPTFVKCLHDVSTVKGQLVVLECRLRGTPPLQVMWYREDNKIRDSDDFRILRKKASSASAPEELCTLVITEAFPEDSGLFKCVALNSFGTVSCSARLEVHNDLEEQLENQALSLRQEKTVDAHQETFYSRMNSSNFCPVNIPPPEWPDSSPEDNIPAADFPEPQPVNQSSGEPFSLGEEESALSSEGQKSPEVLVQACTPSPPSPASPLPSAQVSEKAQTLKLFSPSKLSFTSSQSGGNNMNLSDLPSFTPSAFPPSAFHYERPRHFIQSQPAFQVPSYESVLKEAQENQNNSQQKFNSSQNTSKVTETQSQSKVMSAQSQPFSQTHTMPLSQTQSQMQSLSLSQNQTQSVAQAQIQTQANGMAKSSPSSSSLSSPVSNPASSAVSSLSSTAPLLSPSATTSSSLPRTTKRSTITLTPRVPSASGLGSATLPANQDTMSAPAAYLCSVLPTQSFSSSKLSPNSHFPHTTLSPSHSPLAPSSPVPPIRASSSPSSVPQQPVPVSLLSPTSSSVTQPNMPSSQSRVPPAVVSLPASNKGTPSTLPKPILKKSVVPRPSSSRSTDEEIQGSKDALIQDLEKKLRSKEARRKNSQKLSYEERMARRLLGPDNATYMFDQDNLSDSQLDQPDSPEGRHTGGLWGRHHSGTDEKGNEGSAIQEKCYAPRFLQIPPDLTVEEGRFCRIDFKVGGLPTPDVCWYLDGKAIRPDDYHKMLVCEKGLHSFIIEIVTVHHAGVYECVARNRAGESRFTMRLDVIAQEVLRPPTFIQKMSNSRALEGDTVRLECKVEGSPPPQLFWKKDKDMLRIDPNRMSPHHPSYENCPPWLKDTEAAVISEPCACSNYGGPCPAYCPPVRK; translated from the exons ATGGCACA CTTCCAGAAGGTGCAGAAGAAGACCAGCACTATGTCTCTtaccatctcctcctcctctcgagaggtctcctcctgctcctccagctccagctctgcTTCCTGCTCCACTCTCCTCACTCAAAGACACTCCAGCCTGGTGCAGCCACTGTGTGTCAGCCCTCAGAGG ATTCAAAGCCCCACCTACAACCAACAATATTCGGGGAAGGGAGTGGCTCCCACATTTGTTAag TGCCTCCATGATGTGTCCACAGTGAAGGGGCAGTTAGTGGTGCTGGAGTGCAGACTGAGGGGAACTCCACCCCTTCAGGTCATGTGGTACAGAGAGGACAACAAAATACGGGACTCAGACGATTTTAGGATACTACGCAAGa AGGCCAGTTCGGCATCAGCACCAG AGGAGCTGTGTACACTGGTGATCACTGAGGCCTTTCCCGAGGACTCAGGCCTGTTTAAATGTGTGGCCCTCAACTCGTTTGGCACCGTCTCATGCTCGGCCAGACTTGAAGTTCACAATG acctggaggagcagctggagaacCAGGCACTTTCTCTCAGACAGGAAAAGACAGTTGATGCACATCAGGAGACCTTTTACTCCAGAATGAACAGCAGTAACTTTTGCCCTGTTAACATCCCTCCTCCTGAGTGGCCTGACAGCTCTCCAGAAGACAACATCCCTGCTGCAGA TTTTCCAGAGCCTCAGCCAGTCAACCAGTCTTCTGGAGAACCCTTCAGTCTAGGTGAGGAGGAGAGCGCTCTGAGCTCCGAAGGCCAAAAGTCACCAGAGGTTCTGGTCCAAGCTTGTACACCGAGCCCTCCCTCTCCAGCTTCACCGCTGCCATCAGCACAAGTCTCGGAGAAAGCCCAAACACTCAAGCTGTTTTCCCCGAGCAAGCTCAGTTTCACT TCCTCCCAGTCAGGAGGCAACAACATGAACCTGTCAGACCTGCCTAGCTTCACTCCCAGTGCCTTCCCTCCCAGTGCCTTTCACTATGAGCGTCCAAGGCATTTTATTCAGTCACAGCCGGCCTTCCAGGTGCCCAGCTATGAAAGTGTGCTGAAAGAGGCCCAGGAAAACCAGAATAACTCCCAACAGAAATTCAACAGTTCCCAGAATACTTCAAAAgttacagagacacagagtCAGTCAAAAGTCATGTCTGCACAAAGTCAGCCATTTTCTCAAACTCACACAATGCCTTTGTCTCAGACCCAGTCACAGATGCAGTCTCTAAGCCTCAGTCAGAACCAAACCCAATCTGTTGCTCAGGCACAGATCCAGACACAGGCCAATGGCATGGCCAAGTCCTCCCCCTCCTCATCCAGTCTTAGCTCTCCAGTTTCCAACCCGGCCTCCTCTGCTGTATCTTCTCTTTCCTCTACTGCCCCCTTGCTCAGTCCCTCTGCCACCACCTCATCCTCCCTCCCCCGCACCACCAAGCGTTCCACCATCACCCTTACACCCAGAGTCCCCAGTGCCAGCGGGCTTGGTAGTGCCACCCTGCCAGCCAACCAGGACACCATGTCTGCACCCGCTGCTTACCTTTGCTCTGTGCTGCCCACCCagtccttctcctcctccaaaCTGTCTCCCAACTCCCACTTTCCCCACAccaccctctctccctcccactccCCGCTCGCCCCATCCAGCCCTGTGCCCCCCATAAGGgcctcttcctctccatcctctgtCCCTCAGCAGCCTGTCCCAGTGTCCCTTctctctcccacctcctcctctgtcacacAGCCCAACATGCCCAGCAGTCAGAGCAGAGTACCACCCGCTGTGGTGTCCCTGCCTGCCAGCAACAAGGGGACCCCCAGCAC TCTTCCCAAGCCCATCCTGAAGAAGTCTGTAGTTCCTCGTCCATCTTCCTCTCGCTCCACAGATGAAGAAATCCAGGGTTCCAAAGACGCCCTCATCCAGGATCTGGAGAAGAAGTTGCGCTCAAAGGAGGCTAGGAGGAAAAACAGCCAg AAACTGTCCTATGAGGAGCGAATGGCTCGTAGGCTGCTGGGTCCAGACAACGCCACCTACATGTTTGATCAAGACAATCTTTCAGACTCACAACTCGACCAG CCAGATTCACCAGAGGGAAGACACACGGGTGGACTATG GGGGAGGCACCACTCAGGGACAGATGAGAAGGGAAATGAGGGATCAGCTATACAGGAGAAATGTTATGCTCCTCGCTTCCTGCAGATCCCCCCGGACCTCACCGTAGAGGAGGGACGCTTCTGCAGGATTGACTTCAAG GTTGGAGGGCTCCCTACACCAGATGTCTGCTGGTACCTGGACGGTAAAGCCATTCGTCCAGATGACTACCATAAGATGTTGGTGTGCGAGAAAGGGCTGCACTCATTCATCATAGAGATTGTGACAGTGCATCATGCtggtgtgtatgagtgtgtggcCCGGAACCGAGCAGGGGAGAGCAGATTTACCATGAGGCTGGATGTGATag CTCAGGAGGTTCTCCGTCCTCCCACCTTCATCCAGAAGATGTCAAACTCCAGAGCTCTAGAGGGTGACACTGTTAGGTTAGAGTGCAAAGTGGAAGGCTCCCCTCCTCCGCAGCTCTTCTGGAAGAAGGATAAAGACATGCTGCGCATTGACCCCAACAGAATGAG CCCGCACCACCCCAGCTATGAAAACTGCCCCCCCTGGCTCAAAGACACTGAAGCTGCTGTCATCTCTGAGCCATGTGCCTGCTCTAACTATGGAGGGCCCTGCCCAGCATACTGCCCCCCTGTACGAAAGTGA
- the hdac3 gene encoding histone deacetylase 3 isoform X2 produces the protein MSNRTSYFYDPDVGNFHYGAGHPMKPHRLSLTHSLVLHYGLYKKMMVFKPYKASQHDMCRFHSEDYIDFLQKVSPNNMQGFTKSLNTFNVGDDCPVFPGLFEFCSRYTGASLQGATQLNHKICDIAINWAGGLHHAKKFEASGFCYVNDIVISILELLKYHPRVLYIDIDIHHGDGVQEAFYLTDRVMTVSFHKYGNYFFPGTGDMYEVGAESGRYYCLNVPLRDGIDDQSYRQLFQPVIKQVVDFYQPTCIVLQCGADSLGCDRLGCFNLSIRGHGTYETSLLVDESISDELPYSEYFEYFAPDFTLHPDVSTRIENQNSRQYLEQIRQTVFENLKMLNHAPSVQIHDVPSDMLSYERNDEPDPDDRGAEENYTRSEAANEFYDGDHDNDKESDVEI, from the exons ATGTCCAACAGAACTTCTTACTTTTACGACCCCGACGTGGGTAACTTTCATTACG GTGCTGGCCATCCTATGAAGCCTCACCGTTTGTCTCTGACTCATAGTCTGGTGTTGCACTATGGGCTCTACAAGAAGATGATG gtGTTTAAACCATACAAAGCATCTCAGCATGACATGTGTCGGTTCCACTCTGAAGACTACATAGACTTCTTACAGAAGGTCAGCCCCAACAACATGCAGGGCTTCACAAAGAGCCTTAACACATTTAATGTGGGAGATGACTG TCCTGTGTTCCCTGGTCTTTTTGAGTTCTGCTCAAGATACACAGGCGCCTCATTACAGGGAGCTACCCAGCTCAACCACAAG ATCTGTGACATTGCCATCAACTGGGCTGGAGGTTTGCATCACGCAAAAAAGTTTGAG GCATCTGGGTTTTGCTACGTCAATGACATCGTCATCAGTATATTGGAGCTACTGAA ataCCACCCTAGGGTTCTGTACATTGACATAGACATTCATCATGGTGATGGGGTCCAGGAAGCCTTTTACCTCACAGACCGTGTCATGACCGTCTCCTTCCACAAATATGGGAACTACTTTTTTCCAGGAACAG GTGACATGTATGAGGTTGGAGCAGAGAGTGGTCGGTACTACTGCCTCAATGTTCCTCTAAGAGATGGCATCGATGACCAAA GCTATAGGCAGCTGTTTCAGCCGGTTATTAAACAGGTGGTGGATTTCTATCAGCCAACCTGCATCGTTCTACAG TGTGGAGCTGATTCTCTGGGCTGTGACAGACTGGGCTGCTTCAACCTCAGTATACGGGGACATGG GACCTATGAGACGTCTCTATTAGTAGATGAATCCATCAGTGATGAGCTGCCTTATAGTG AATATTTTGAGTACTTTGCTCCAGACTTCACACTGCATCCTGATGTCAGTACCAGGATAGAAAACCAGAACTCCAGACAG TACTTAGAGCAGATCCGTCAGACAGTGTTTGAGAACTTGAAGATGTTGAACCATGCACCCAGCGTCCAGATCCACGATGTCCCGTCTGACATGCTGAGCTACGAACGAAACGACGAGCCAGACCCTGATGACAGGGGGGCTGAGGAAAACTACACCAG ATCAGAGGCAGCCAATGAGTTCTATGATGGCGACCATGATAATGACAAGGAGAGTGATGTGGAAATTTGA
- the hdac3 gene encoding histone deacetylase 3 isoform X1 — protein MSNRTSYFYDPDVGNFHYGAGHPMKPHRLSLTHSLVLHYGLYKKMMVFKPYKASQHDMCRFHSEDYIDFLQKVSPNNMQGFTKSLNTFNVGDDCPVFPGLFEFCSRYTGASLQGATQLNHKICDIAINWAGGLHHAKKFEASGFCYVNDIVISILELLKYHPRVLYIDIDIHHGDGVQEAFYLTDRVMTVSFHKYGNYFFPGTGDMYEVGAESGRYYCLNVPLRDGIDDQSYRQLFQPVIKQVVDFYQPTCIVLQCGADSLGCDRLGCFNLSIRGHGECVEFVKSFKIPLLVLGGGGYTVRNVARCWTYETSLLVDESISDELPYSEYFEYFAPDFTLHPDVSTRIENQNSRQYLEQIRQTVFENLKMLNHAPSVQIHDVPSDMLSYERNDEPDPDDRGAEENYTRSEAANEFYDGDHDNDKESDVEI, from the exons ATGTCCAACAGAACTTCTTACTTTTACGACCCCGACGTGGGTAACTTTCATTACG GTGCTGGCCATCCTATGAAGCCTCACCGTTTGTCTCTGACTCATAGTCTGGTGTTGCACTATGGGCTCTACAAGAAGATGATG gtGTTTAAACCATACAAAGCATCTCAGCATGACATGTGTCGGTTCCACTCTGAAGACTACATAGACTTCTTACAGAAGGTCAGCCCCAACAACATGCAGGGCTTCACAAAGAGCCTTAACACATTTAATGTGGGAGATGACTG TCCTGTGTTCCCTGGTCTTTTTGAGTTCTGCTCAAGATACACAGGCGCCTCATTACAGGGAGCTACCCAGCTCAACCACAAG ATCTGTGACATTGCCATCAACTGGGCTGGAGGTTTGCATCACGCAAAAAAGTTTGAG GCATCTGGGTTTTGCTACGTCAATGACATCGTCATCAGTATATTGGAGCTACTGAA ataCCACCCTAGGGTTCTGTACATTGACATAGACATTCATCATGGTGATGGGGTCCAGGAAGCCTTTTACCTCACAGACCGTGTCATGACCGTCTCCTTCCACAAATATGGGAACTACTTTTTTCCAGGAACAG GTGACATGTATGAGGTTGGAGCAGAGAGTGGTCGGTACTACTGCCTCAATGTTCCTCTAAGAGATGGCATCGATGACCAAA GCTATAGGCAGCTGTTTCAGCCGGTTATTAAACAGGTGGTGGATTTCTATCAGCCAACCTGCATCGTTCTACAG TGTGGAGCTGATTCTCTGGGCTGTGACAGACTGGGCTGCTTCAACCTCAGTATACGGGGACATGG TgagtgtgtggagtttgtaaAGAGTTTTAAGATTCCACTGTTGGTcctgggaggaggaggatatACAGTGAGGAATGTGGCCCGCTGCTG GACCTATGAGACGTCTCTATTAGTAGATGAATCCATCAGTGATGAGCTGCCTTATAGTG AATATTTTGAGTACTTTGCTCCAGACTTCACACTGCATCCTGATGTCAGTACCAGGATAGAAAACCAGAACTCCAGACAG TACTTAGAGCAGATCCGTCAGACAGTGTTTGAGAACTTGAAGATGTTGAACCATGCACCCAGCGTCCAGATCCACGATGTCCCGTCTGACATGCTGAGCTACGAACGAAACGACGAGCCAGACCCTGATGACAGGGGGGCTGAGGAAAACTACACCAG ATCAGAGGCAGCCAATGAGTTCTATGATGGCGACCATGATAATGACAAGGAGAGTGATGTGGAAATTTGA